The proteins below come from a single Asterias rubens chromosome 9, eAstRub1.3, whole genome shotgun sequence genomic window:
- the LOC117294697 gene encoding octopamine receptor-like — translation MPKHVSLVVLSCFVLGFVALAAVIGNLLVIIAIVRSPTLHTIASVFVFNLALADEAVASLVMTLDVVYRFQGTWSWGHAVCQVWMSTDVLSCSASILTLCSIAVDRYIAIAHPFLYQGSMTKTKAVLVTSLVWAVAFILSVLPMAFRWHEPVGFEQQSDQCILTFNPAFSIISSIVSFYVPFVIMVITYGLIYRVASRQSAKIKMNAVHARVIRITRCTSLSVRVQEPVKYHQKARDNKAAVTLGIIMGCFVICWLPFFIGNIINPLCNNCIDIAYTKAFTWLGYSNSALNPFLYVMFNREIRGAFRQLYTPCLNSR, via the exons ATGCCCAAG CATGTCAGTTTAGTTGTGCTCAGCTGCTtcgt CCTCGGTTTCGTTGCACTGG CAGCCGTGATTGGTAATCTCCTAGTTATCATCGCCATTGTCCGGTCCCCGACTCTTCACACTATAGCCAGCGTATTTGTCTTCAATCTCGCTCTTGCCGACGAGGCCGTGGCCAGCCTAGTTATGACCCTCGACGTCGTCTATCGTTTCCAGGGCACGTGGTCATGGGGCCATGCTGTATGCCAAGTATGGATGTCGACAGACGTGCTTTCCTGTTCAGCCTCTATTCTAACTCTATGCTCAATAGCCGTAGATCGCTACATCGCCATTGCTCATCCATTCCTCTATCAAGGTTCCATGACGAAGACCAAAGCTGTGTTAGTAACCTCTCTAGTCTGGGCTGTAGCATTTATACTGTCCGTGTTACCAATGGCTTTCCGTTGGCACGAACCTGTTGGGTTTGAACAGCAGTCCGACCAGTGTATACTCACTTTCAATCCAGCGTTCTCAATCATCTCCTCCATTGTTTCCTTCTACGTCCCGTTCGTCATCATGGTCATAACATACGGACTGATCTACAGAGTTGCTAGTCGCCAATCGGCCAAGATCAAAATGAACGCGGTACACGCGAGAGTGATACGAATAACGCGTTGCACGAGCTTGTCTGTTCGCGTTCAAGAGCCCGTCAAATATCACCAAAAGGCCCGGGACAACAAGGCGGCCGTTACGCTCGGGATCATCATGGGATGCTTCGTTATATGTTGGTTGCCTTTCTTCATTGGAAACATCATCAACCCTCTATGTAATAACTGCATTGATATTGCTTACACCAAGGCGTTTACGTGGCTCGGGTATAGCAACTCTGCCCTCAACCCATTTCTCTACGTGATGTTCAATCGAGAAATCAGAGGGGCTTTTCGGCAACTATACACCCCTTGTCTCAACAGCCGTTAG